CGCCCCCGCGGTCTCACCCCGTCCGTCGCGCGACGCGGCGACGCGGGTGCCGCCGCCCCCGCGCCGTCGGGGCCGCGCGGGGGCCGTCTACGCGGTGACGGCGGCCCTGCTCGTGGTCGGGGTCATCCTCTCGGCGGGGATCGGTCAGTTGCCCGTCGGCCCGGCGGAGGTCGTCGGTTCCCTGCTGCGCTCCCTCGGCATCCCGAACGCCTGGGCACCGTCGACGCCGTTGATCGAGCAGACGCTGTGGCAGATCCGGTTTCCCCGCGTGGCCATGTCGGTGCTGGTGGGAGCGTTGCTCGCGCTTGCCGGCGCCGTCATGCAGGCCATCTTCGCCAACCCCCTGGCCGAGCCCGGTGTCGTCGGGGTGTCTTCGGGCGCCGCCGTCGGGGCCGCCGCCGCGATCACTCTCGGCCTCACCTCCCTCGGCGGCTGGGCGACCGCCGCGTTCGCCTTCGTCGGAGGGCTGGCGGCGACCCTCGTCGTCTACGCGACGGCGCGGTCGCAGGGGCGCACCGAATCGGTCACGCTGATCCTCACCGGCATCGCGGTCAACGCCTTCACGGGAGCCGCGCTCGCCGTGCTGATGTTCGCGGGTGACACGGCTTCTCGCGAGCAGATCGTCTTCTGGCAGCTCGGCTCGATGAACGGCTCCCGGTGGACCGAGGTCGGGCTCGTCGGCCTGGTCGGGCTGGCCGCGGCATCCGCCACGGTCGGTCTCGCCCGCCGGCTCGACCTGCTGGCCCTCGGCGACCGGACGGCGGCGCACCTGGGGGTGCGGGTCGAACGGCTGCGCGTGGTCGCGATCGTGCTGGTCGCCCTGCTCACGGGGGTCGCCGTGGCCTTCGTGGGCATCATCGCCTTCGTGGGGCTGGTGGTGCCGCACGTGATGCGGATGCTGCTGGGTCCCTCCAACCGCGCGCTGCTTCCCGCCTCGCTGCTCGGCGGGGCGGTGGTGCTGGTCTACGCCGACCTTCTCGCCCGCACCGTGATCCCGTCCGCGGACCTCCCCATCGGCGTGCTGACGTCGCTCGTCGGCGGGCCGTTCTTCTACGTGCTCATCCGCCGCACCCGTCGCCGCGCCGGAGGCTGGGCATGAGCGGGCTCGCCTATGCGCTCCGCGACGTGTCCTATCGGGTCGGGGCGCCCGGGGGAGGCGTCGAGATCCTCGCGGGCGTCACCCTCGACATCGCGTACGGACGGGTGCTGGCGCTCGTCGGCCCCAACGGCGCCGGGAAATCCACTCTCCTGAGCGTGCTGACCGGGGATGCCCTGCCTTCCGCCGGCACGGTGGAGCTCGACGGGCGTCCGCTCGCCCAGTGGCGGGCGCGGGAGCTCGCACGCGCACGGTCGGTCCTTCTGCAGTCGCATCAGGTCGCATTCTCGTTCACGGCGGCCGACGTCGTGGAGATGGGCCGAGCGCCCTGGATCAACACGGCGCGGGCCGACGACGACGATCGCCTCATCGCCGAGGCGCTGAGGCGGGCGGACGTGTCTCATCTGCGTGAGCGGGAGTTCCCGTCGTTGTCGGGCGGCGAGAAGGCGCGGGTGTCGCTGGCCCGCGTGCTGGCGCAGGACACGCCCGTCGTGCTGCTCGACGAGCCCACGGCCGCCCTCGACCTCCGTCACCAGGAGGACGTGCTGCGGATCGCGCGCGAGCTGGCGGCGGAGGGGCGCGCGGTGGTCGTGGTGCTCCACGACCTGTCGCTCGCCGGCGCCTACGCAGACGAGATCGCGGTCATCGATCGCGGACGACTCGTAGCGCACGGCCAACCCGCGGAGGTCTTGGCGGAGGAGCGGATCGCCGAGGTCTACGGCATCCCCGTGCGCGTGCTGGCCGACCCCGACACCGGCCGGCCGATCGTCCTCGTCCGGCGCGATCCATCGGGATGAATGGACTAAATAAGGTTAGGCTAAGCTAAGTTAAAGCTGAGCGTTTGCCCTGCGGCATCCGCATCCTTTCGCCACACTCCTGGAGGTTCTCCCGTGCACAGAACAAGGAGGCCGTCGCTCAGACGCGCCCTCGCGAGCGGGCTGGCCGCCGTGCTCGTCACCGCCGGCGCGTTCATCGGCGTCGCCGCGCCCGCGCAGGCCGCGTCCGATCCCGCGCTGACGGCCACCGTGACCGTCAACCCGGGGAGCGGCATCGAGATCGCGGTCGCAGGCACCGGGTTCCAGGACGTGCAGGCCCAGCCGGGTCAGACGGCACCGAGCGTCTACCTCGCGCTGGTGACGCGCGACGGCTACGACGTCGACCAGGCCAGCACTCCGAACACGGACGCGGTCGTGGGTGCCGACGGGAGCATCGCCGGAACCCTCACGCAGATCGCCGCGAAGCTGGACCGCGCGACGTCGTACGACGTGATCGCGTGGCCGTCGCGATCGTTCCCGTCGGCGTCGAACCTGCTCGCGCGCAGCGCGGTCACCATCGACGGGGAGGCGCTGTACCCGCCCGCCTCGACCACGACGACCCTCGCCGTGTCGCCGAGCGCGACCGCCGCGTCGGGCACGAGCGTGGCACTGACCGCGACCGTGACGCCCGCGGCATCCGGCGCCGTGGAGTTCTTCGACGGCTCCGCGTCGCTGGGCTCCGTCGCCGTCGCCTCCGGCTCGGCGCGGGTGAGCACCTCGACATTGAGCGTCGGCGGCCACACGCTGACGGCCGTGTTCACCCCGGCCGACACCGCCTCCACCGGCGCGACGTCGGATGCCGTCGCCTACGACATCACCGCGGCCGTCGAGCCCGAGAAGCCGACACCCGCCGTCTCGGTGTTCCTCGCCGACGGCGTCACGGCGTACACGGGTCAGGCGCTGTACGACGGCGACACCGTCGTCGTGAAGGGCAGCGGCTTCGTGCCGAACGCACCGGCGACGGACGGGACGCGTCCGCCTCTCGCGGGTGCCTTCGGCGGCGCGTACGTGGGCTTCGGCTCGTACGCCGGCGACGTCTGGACCTCGGCGGGCCGCACCGCGGAGTACACCAAGTGGGCCGTCTCCGAGGGCGATGTCGCCAAGATCGGCGGTGCGACGGCGGGTGCCGTGGCCATCGCCGCCGACGGCACCTTCTCCACGACGCTGAGCGTCGTGCGCAGCGCGACGGCACCCGACGGCGCCCGCTTCGGCGTGCGCACGTGGGCTGCCGGCGGTGCGGTCTACGCGCCGTTCTCGACGTTCACCGTCGTCGACGCGTCGGGGCCGGCACCGGAACCCACCCCGACCCCGAAGGTCACCGTGTCGAAGACCGCGGATCTCGACCCGAACGGCGAGACCGTGACGGTCACCGGCTCCGGCTTCCTCCCCCACGCGCCCGACACCGACGGCACCCGGCCGCCGCTGCAGGGCTCGTTCACCGGGGCCTACATCGTGTTCGGGTCGTTCGCCGCCGAGTGGCGACCGAGCACCGGCGCGATCTCCTCCGCGCGCAAGGGTTTCGACACGAAGTGGGGCCTGCTCGCTTCCGACATGGCGAAGGTCGGGGGCGCCGCCGCCGGCGCCGTCGAGATCGCCGCCGACGGCAGCTTCTCGACCACGCTGCACGTCTCGAAGGCCGACGGCGCTCTCGCGGACGGCACGTGGGGGGTGTACACCTACGCCGCCGGCGGTGCGACGTACGCACCGTTCGAGACCGCCACGCCGCTCTCGTTCGCGGCCGAGGTTCCCCCGACCGATGGTCCGAAGGTCACCGTGACCCCGGCATCCGAGGTGGACCCCGCCGTCGAGAACGTCCTGACCGTCTCGGGCACCGGCTTCAGCGGACCCGGTGCGGCCAACGGCGTCTACGTGCTGTTCGGCGAGACCTCGCTGTGGTCGGGGCAGTCCGCCCTCCCCGCCGGCGGGTGGATCGCGCAGGCCTGGGTCCCGACGATCCTCGACGGCGCCTTCACCACGACGCTGACGATCCCGGCCGGCACCCTCGAGCCGGGCACGAGCTACCAGGTCGCGACGTCCGCGGCCCACGGACTGTCGCTGACCGACCGCAGCCTCGACACCTTCACGGCGGTGACGGTGGCGACGCCGACCACCACGACACCCGCCGTGTTCCTCAGCGCGCCCAGCGTCGTCCAGGGCGGCTCGCTCACGGTGCGCGGCAGCGGCTTCCCCGCCGGGGTCGCCGTCACCGTCGAGGTGCACTCCGACGTGGTCACCCTCGGCACCACGACCGTCGGCGACGGCGGCCTCTTCTCGGTCACCGGTCTCATCCCGGCCACCCTGCCCGCCGGCGCCCACACGGTCGTCGTCCGTGCGGGCGACATCACCGTGGAGCAGCCGATCGCGGTCGAGGCCGCATCGGCATCCGCCGCACCCGAGGCGGTCGCCGCACCCGTCGCGGTCTGCACGGCGCGTGCGGTCGACGGGGCCGCCCTCACGTGGGGTGTGAAGCAGAGCTTCGTGTCTTACGTGAACGGCCCGATCGCGAAGGGCTCCGCGTCGATCGCGTGGCGCAGCGGGTCGGGGGCCTTCAACACCGAGGAGGGCATCGGCCGGGTGGCCTTCGGCGGAGCGGCGAGCTTCACCGGGCACGGAGGACTGCTCGACCTGACGATCTCGAACCCCGTGATCCAGGTCACCGGCGCGCGCACCGCGACGCTCAGCGCCTACGTG
The sequence above is a segment of the Microbacterium sp. PM5 genome. Coding sequences within it:
- a CDS encoding iron ABC transporter permease — protein: MTAALLVVGVILSAGIGQLPVGPAEVVGSLLRSLGIPNAWAPSTPLIEQTLWQIRFPRVAMSVLVGALLALAGAVMQAIFANPLAEPGVVGVSSGAAVGAAAAITLGLTSLGGWATAAFAFVGGLAATLVVYATARSQGRTESVTLILTGIAVNAFTGAALAVLMFAGDTASREQIVFWQLGSMNGSRWTEVGLVGLVGLAAASATVGLARRLDLLALGDRTAAHLGVRVERLRVVAIVLVALLTGVAVAFVGIIAFVGLVVPHVMRMLLGPSNRALLPASLLGGAVVLVYADLLARTVIPSADLPIGVLTSLVGGPFFYVLIRRTRRRAGGWA
- a CDS encoding HtaA domain-containing protein, whose translation is MLVTAGAFIGVAAPAQAASDPALTATVTVNPGSGIEIAVAGTGFQDVQAQPGQTAPSVYLALVTRDGYDVDQASTPNTDAVVGADGSIAGTLTQIAAKLDRATSYDVIAWPSRSFPSASNLLARSAVTIDGEALYPPASTTTTLAVSPSATAASGTSVALTATVTPAASGAVEFFDGSASLGSVAVASGSARVSTSTLSVGGHTLTAVFTPADTASTGATSDAVAYDITAAVEPEKPTPAVSVFLADGVTAYTGQALYDGDTVVVKGSGFVPNAPATDGTRPPLAGAFGGAYVGFGSYAGDVWTSAGRTAEYTKWAVSEGDVAKIGGATAGAVAIAADGTFSTTLSVVRSATAPDGARFGVRTWAAGGAVYAPFSTFTVVDASGPAPEPTPTPKVTVSKTADLDPNGETVTVTGSGFLPHAPDTDGTRPPLQGSFTGAYIVFGSFAAEWRPSTGAISSARKGFDTKWGLLASDMAKVGGAAAGAVEIAADGSFSTTLHVSKADGALADGTWGVYTYAAGGATYAPFETATPLSFAAEVPPTDGPKVTVTPASEVDPAVENVLTVSGTGFSGPGAANGVYVLFGETSLWSGQSALPAGGWIAQAWVPTILDGAFTTTLTIPAGTLEPGTSYQVATSAAHGLSLTDRSLDTFTAVTVATPTTTTPAVFLSAPSVVQGGSLTVRGSGFPAGVAVTVEVHSDVVTLGTTTVGDGGLFSVTGLIPATLPAGAHTVVVRAGDITVEQPIAVEAASASAAPEAVAAPVAVCTARAVDGAALTWGVKQSFVSYVNGPIAKGSASIAWRSGSGAFNTEEGIGRVAFGGAASFTGHGGLLDLTISNPVIQVTGARTATLSAYVQSKGYGGSASVDGRVVLANLTLPAAMTRGGALAWADAAATLTAAGAEAFGGFYSAGESLDPVSFTFPLGAEVPCDTATSGALAATGGTMPYGTVWVGLGMLLLGAGLVALRRRAVAGRSA
- a CDS encoding heme ABC transporter ATP-binding protein, yielding MSGLAYALRDVSYRVGAPGGGVEILAGVTLDIAYGRVLALVGPNGAGKSTLLSVLTGDALPSAGTVELDGRPLAQWRARELARARSVLLQSHQVAFSFTAADVVEMGRAPWINTARADDDDRLIAEALRRADVSHLREREFPSLSGGEKARVSLARVLAQDTPVVLLDEPTAALDLRHQEDVLRIARELAAEGRAVVVVLHDLSLAGAYADEIAVIDRGRLVAHGQPAEVLAEERIAEVYGIPVRVLADPDTGRPIVLVRRDPSG